In the genome of Longimicrobiales bacterium, one region contains:
- a CDS encoding PspA/IM30 family protein, with the protein PMGIFQKLSTLLRSNINDAIARAENPEKMLNQVLIDMREQLAKAKQEVAVAIADERKLRSQVETEQKSAHDWEHRAMLAVGEGRDDLAKQALLRQQEHMERALSLEETWRRHSEETERLKDSLRALNDKIEEAKRKKNLLVAKQKRAQAQKRIHETMAGLNDQSAFETFERMADKIEESERRALAAAEVSESLSGDTLEQEFQRLKPADQSVEFRLLELKQKMGLKLPAGSSDNAAKRLGAGEHEDALVRDAEIEEEA; encoded by the coding sequence GCCAATGGGAATTTTTCAGAAGCTCTCGACGCTGCTGCGTTCGAACATCAATGATGCGATCGCGCGTGCGGAGAACCCGGAGAAGATGCTGAACCAGGTTCTCATCGACATGCGTGAGCAGCTCGCGAAGGCGAAGCAGGAAGTCGCCGTCGCGATTGCTGACGAGCGGAAGCTGCGCTCACAGGTGGAGACGGAGCAGAAATCGGCGCACGACTGGGAGCACCGCGCGATGCTGGCGGTGGGGGAGGGTCGTGACGACCTGGCGAAGCAGGCGCTGCTGCGCCAGCAGGAGCACATGGAGCGGGCTCTCTCGCTGGAAGAGACGTGGCGCCGGCACTCGGAGGAGACGGAGCGGCTGAAGGACTCGCTGCGCGCGCTCAACGACAAGATCGAGGAGGCGAAGCGCAAGAAGAACCTGCTCGTCGCCAAGCAGAAGCGTGCGCAGGCGCAGAAGCGCATCCACGAGACGATGGCCGGGCTCAACGACCAGTCCGCGTTCGAGACGTTCGAGCGCATGGCTGACAAGATCGAGGAGTCGGAGCGGCGCGCACTCGCGGCGGCCGAGGTGTCGGAGTCGCTGTCGGGCGATACCCTGGAACAGGAGTTCCAGCGACTGAAGCCGGCCGACCAGTCGGTGGAGTTCAGGCTCCTCGAGCTGAAGCAGAAGATGGGTCTGAAGCTGCCGGCCGGTTCGTCCGACAATGCTGCAAAGCGGCTGGGCGCCGGCGAGCACGAGGATGCGCTCGTGCGCGATGCGGAGATCGAGGAAGAAGCCTGA
- a CDS encoding AI-2E family transporter has protein sequence MNRRPYAVLIAAIFAVLLLLFLHRVAEVLLLFFIAILFSIYLSAITDSLQRRLAMPRPAGLLIAVLLTLAGTTGVIWLIVPPVVEQTQGLIEAMPILMAGWEAQLLELARESPFWEQLLGTLEPGESYTGAVVSQIGGYFRGVVPYIFSGITFAIHFISVLVMGMYLALRPALYREGFILLAPPVHRELVRDILGDLGRTLRAWIVGQILAMIVLGVFTWIGLELLRVPYALAFGVFTGAVAIVPFFGTLFSTLLPAIFVLGTGGLMQAFWVVMLGVGVHAFEANVVAPMIMERQVHLPPVLSILAVLIMANLLHLVGLLVAVPVLCVVMVVGRRVYVHRVLEGKGFRRAIRDRPVELRLPDDGAVLIHPSAFETTVPALLEG, from the coding sequence ATGAATCGTCGGCCATACGCAGTTCTCATCGCGGCGATCTTCGCCGTGCTCCTGCTGCTGTTCCTCCACAGGGTCGCCGAGGTCCTGCTCCTCTTCTTCATTGCGATCCTGTTTTCGATCTATCTCAGCGCCATCACGGATTCACTCCAGAGAAGGCTGGCCATGCCGCGCCCGGCCGGCCTTCTCATCGCCGTGCTGCTCACGCTCGCCGGCACGACAGGCGTCATCTGGCTCATCGTTCCTCCCGTCGTCGAGCAGACGCAGGGTCTCATCGAGGCCATGCCCATCCTCATGGCCGGCTGGGAGGCGCAGCTGCTCGAGCTGGCGCGCGAGTCCCCGTTCTGGGAGCAGCTGCTCGGCACCCTCGAGCCGGGCGAGAGCTACACGGGAGCGGTCGTCTCGCAGATCGGCGGCTACTTCCGCGGCGTCGTGCCGTACATCTTCAGCGGTATCACGTTCGCCATCCATTTCATCAGCGTGCTCGTAATGGGCATGTACCTCGCGCTGCGGCCCGCACTGTACCGCGAGGGCTTCATTCTTCTCGCCCCGCCGGTCCATCGTGAGCTGGTGCGCGACATCCTCGGCGATCTCGGCCGCACGCTCAGGGCCTGGATCGTCGGTCAGATCCTCGCCATGATCGTGCTCGGCGTATTCACCTGGATCGGTCTCGAGCTGCTCCGCGTTCCCTATGCCCTCGCGTTCGGCGTATTCACCGGCGCAGTGGCGATCGTGCCGTTCTTCGGCACCCTCTTCTCGACACTGCTCCCGGCCATCTTCGTGCTCGGCACGGGCGGCCTGATGCAGGCGTTCTGGGTGGTAATGCTGGGCGTCGGCGTGCACGCCTTCGAGGCGAATGTCGTGGCGCCGATGATCATGGAACGACAGGTGCACCTGCCGCCCGTACTCAGCATCCTCGCCGTACTCATCATGGCGAACCTGCTGCACCTGGTCGGACTGCTTGTCGCGGTGCCCGTGCTCTGCGTCGTCATGGTGGTGGGCAGACGGGTATACGTGCATCGCGTCCTCGAAGGGAAGGGCTTCCGCCGCGCCATCCGCGATCGGCCGGTCGAGCTGCGCCTTCCCGATGATGGCGCGGTGTTGATCCATCCATCCGCTTTCGAGACGACGGTCCCGGCGCTGCTGGAGGGGTAG
- a CDS encoding serine hydrolase, protein MRRRSTTLFLLTTLAIAGCTPSAPAATAVPRGGVLPAQAFATDLVPLEEAIRARIANETGEYGVAVIDIETGRTGGVNERVVMHAASTMKVPVLLELYRRAAEGRLQLDETMTVTATFRSIADTSHYTLSSEDDSEHTLYDRIGERVSFRELARLMTVRSSNLATNILIDTLVATTIQETTNRVGAHGMRVLRGVEDTPAFNAGMNNNTTALGLARVLASIARCDVLPRAQCDEVIDVLAAQEFNEMIPAGLPPGTRVAHKTGSITGIQHDGAIIMPDGSAPYVLVVLSRGGADTTAVRNVAADIARLSWQMLGPEGTLRPRWSASTAELVALHQRVRVPAFPAPELGYDELWGALAPIADGAPGIEREVTGRSASGRPLYLLRAGTGPTRVLFWSQMHGDETTASRSLTDLFSYIATSPNEARVQRWLERLTILAVPMLNPDGADAHRRRSAFGIDINRDARVLSTPEGRALKQVQEQYRPQFGFNLHDQNPRSRVGSSSRMAAIALLAPAPDDDATPTPGFVRARHLTAHLATVLAPLLGQHLTRYDDTYNARAFGDGMQSWGVSTVLIESGSWRGDEPKHYLRTANFVAMAAALDAIAEGSYMSSDVSRYTDLPENGRAVNDLVIRDGSIVLPGMQPYRADIGINGRSVGGPAGTEIVEIGDLQGVESRDTIDATGLFIHPETPNGVPSLQPGMPPVFRLRRSADPSSEIVWEIVGLRARRMMVR, encoded by the coding sequence ATGCGACGCCGCTCCACAACTCTGTTCCTGCTGACCACCCTCGCCATTGCGGGATGCACACCGTCCGCGCCGGCAGCCACAGCCGTGCCGCGCGGAGGGGTGCTTCCGGCGCAGGCATTCGCAACGGATCTGGTCCCTCTCGAGGAAGCGATCCGGGCTCGTATCGCGAACGAGACGGGTGAATACGGTGTCGCGGTGATCGACATCGAGACCGGCCGCACGGGCGGTGTGAATGAACGGGTAGTGATGCATGCCGCCAGCACGATGAAGGTACCGGTTCTGCTCGAGCTGTATCGTCGTGCGGCAGAGGGCCGGTTGCAGCTGGATGAGACAATGACCGTGACTGCGACGTTCCGCAGCATTGCCGATACGTCGCACTACACGCTGTCGAGCGAAGACGACAGCGAGCACACGCTGTACGACCGGATCGGTGAGCGCGTGTCGTTCCGGGAACTGGCGCGGCTCATGACCGTGCGGTCATCGAACCTGGCAACGAACATTCTGATCGATACGCTCGTCGCGACAACGATCCAGGAGACCACGAACCGGGTCGGCGCGCACGGCATGCGCGTGCTGCGGGGAGTGGAGGACACTCCCGCGTTCAATGCCGGCATGAACAACAACACGACTGCGCTCGGGCTGGCGCGGGTCCTGGCCTCGATTGCACGGTGTGATGTGCTGCCGCGAGCGCAGTGCGATGAGGTCATCGATGTGCTCGCCGCCCAGGAGTTCAACGAGATGATCCCGGCCGGGCTGCCGCCCGGTACACGGGTCGCACACAAGACGGGCTCCATCACCGGGATCCAGCATGACGGGGCCATCATCATGCCGGACGGGAGTGCGCCGTACGTGCTGGTGGTACTGTCGCGCGGCGGAGCGGACACCACGGCCGTCCGTAACGTGGCCGCCGACATCGCGCGGCTCAGCTGGCAAATGCTCGGACCCGAGGGTACGCTCCGGCCGCGCTGGTCGGCGTCGACCGCGGAGCTGGTGGCGCTTCATCAGCGCGTACGCGTACCCGCGTTCCCCGCGCCGGAGCTCGGCTATGACGAGCTATGGGGCGCGCTCGCGCCGATCGCCGACGGCGCGCCAGGTATCGAGCGCGAAGTGACGGGAAGGTCTGCCTCCGGCCGGCCGCTCTACCTGCTTCGCGCCGGTACCGGCCCGACCCGTGTGCTGTTCTGGTCGCAGATGCATGGTGACGAGACTACCGCCAGCCGCTCGCTGACCGACCTGTTCAGCTACATCGCGACCAGCCCGAACGAGGCGCGCGTGCAGCGCTGGCTGGAGCGGCTCACGATCCTCGCCGTACCGATGCTGAATCCGGACGGCGCGGATGCACATCGGCGCCGGAGCGCGTTCGGTATCGACATCAACCGCGACGCGCGCGTGCTGTCGACGCCGGAGGGACGCGCCCTCAAGCAGGTGCAGGAGCAATATCGTCCACAGTTCGGCTTCAACCTGCATGACCAGAACCCGCGCTCGCGCGTCGGCTCGTCGAGCCGCATGGCTGCAATAGCACTGCTCGCGCCCGCGCCCGACGACGATGCGACACCCACGCCTGGTTTCGTGCGCGCACGTCACCTCACGGCGCACCTGGCGACGGTGCTGGCGCCGCTGCTCGGCCAGCACCTCACGCGGTATGATGACACGTACAACGCGCGCGCATTCGGCGATGGCATGCAGAGCTGGGGGGTCAGCACAGTGCTGATCGAGTCCGGCTCGTGGCGGGGCGACGAGCCCAAGCACTACCTGCGCACGGCCAACTTCGTCGCCATGGCGGCGGCGCTCGATGCGATCGCCGAGGGCTCGTACATGAGCAGCGACGTATCACGCTACACCGACCTCCCTGAGAACGGCCGAGCGGTGAACGACCTCGTCATCCGCGACGGCAGCATTGTCCTGCCCGGCATGCAGCCGTATCGCGCTGACATTGGCATCAATGGCCGCTCCGTCGGAGGGCCTGCCGGGACGGAGATCGTCGAGATCGGCGACCTCCAGGGCGTGGAGTCGCGGGACACGATCGACGCCACGGGACTCTTCATCCACCCGGAGACGCCGAACGGCGTGCCATCCCTCCAGCCGGGCATGCCACCGGTATTCCGGCTGCGGCGGTCCGCCGACCCGTCCAGTGAAATAGTCTGGGAGATCGTGGGGCTGCGGGCGCGGCGGATGATGGTCAGATAG
- a CDS encoding DUF1343 domain-containing protein yields the protein MVLTGLDVVLRDGGGPLAGKRVGLITNHTGIDRNGDFGVDLLHAAPELELVALFSPEHSITGAVDAGESVDSGIYGDTGIPIHSLYGEIRKPTPEMLEGIDVLVFDIQDIGTRYYTYVWTMALAMQAAAENDIEFLVLDRPNPIGGELFHGNIQDSTQLTFVGLYPVPMRHGFTPGELASFLNGEHGIGARLTVVQLENWNRSDWFDDTGLPWLPPSPNMPSVESATHYAGTCLFEGTNVSVGRGTDAAFAQIGAPWIDADSLSARLARHNLPGVRFEPVTFTPSSPGDGKFGGTPVQGVRLVTTDRTVHDPARAGMAALVEIHSMYGDTLTFRNAHFDRLAGTTRVRTMIEEGASVDEITAPWPSQLSSFAAVRGRYLLYR from the coding sequence GTGGTCCTGACCGGCCTGGACGTCGTGCTGCGCGACGGCGGAGGCCCGCTCGCCGGCAAACGCGTGGGCCTCATCACGAATCACACGGGCATCGACCGCAACGGCGATTTCGGCGTCGACCTGCTTCACGCCGCACCCGAGCTCGAGCTGGTGGCGCTGTTCAGCCCGGAGCATTCGATCACCGGCGCGGTGGACGCGGGCGAGAGCGTGGACAGTGGCATCTATGGCGATACGGGAATCCCGATCCACTCCCTCTATGGCGAGATCCGCAAGCCCACGCCGGAAATGCTCGAGGGCATCGACGTCCTCGTCTTCGACATCCAGGACATCGGCACGCGTTACTACACCTATGTCTGGACGATGGCCCTGGCCATGCAGGCGGCCGCGGAGAACGACATCGAGTTCCTGGTGCTCGACCGGCCCAACCCCATCGGCGGTGAGCTGTTCCACGGCAACATCCAGGATTCGACGCAGCTCACGTTCGTGGGCCTCTACCCGGTGCCGATGCGCCACGGCTTCACGCCAGGCGAGCTGGCCTCGTTCCTGAACGGCGAGCATGGCATTGGGGCTCGCCTTACGGTCGTACAGCTGGAGAACTGGAACCGTTCCGACTGGTTCGACGACACCGGCCTGCCGTGGCTGCCACCGTCACCGAACATGCCGAGCGTCGAGAGTGCCACGCACTACGCCGGCACGTGCCTCTTCGAGGGTACCAACGTATCCGTGGGACGTGGAACGGACGCGGCGTTCGCGCAGATCGGAGCACCGTGGATCGATGCCGACTCGCTCAGCGCACGCCTTGCCCGCCACAACCTCCCCGGTGTGCGTTTCGAGCCTGTCACGTTTACGCCCTCATCGCCCGGTGACGGGAAATTCGGCGGCACACCCGTACAGGGCGTGCGCCTCGTGACGACGGATCGAACGGTCCATGACCCTGCACGCGCCGGCATGGCGGCGCTGGTCGAGATCCACTCGATGTACGGCGACACACTTACGTTCAGAAACGCTCATTTCGACCGGCTGGCGGGCACGACGCGTGTGCGCACGATGATCGAGGAGGGAGCGTCTGTCGATGAGATAACGGCGCCCTGGCCGTCACAGCTGAGCTCATTCGCGGCGGTGCGCGGCCGTTACCTGCTCTACCGCTGA